GCTGCCGCGTCCAGGGCAGGTCCGCGAGGTGCAGGTGCGCGGCCCCGTAGTGCGCGGACAGCGCGTGCACCACCGCGTTGACGCCCCGCATCCGCCGGGCCAGCGGCCGGGCCAGCGGTGCGGGCAGTCCCAGCAGCCGCCCCGGGTCGGGCAGGCAGGCGGTCAGCGGGAGCGTCCCGATCGCGGTCAGCGAGGAGAGGGCGGAGGCGAACCGGCGGGCCGTCGACTCCAGGTCGAAGGAGGACCGCAGGGTGTCGTTGCCGCCGATCAGCACCGCCGCGTACCGGGGGCGCAGGGCGAGCGCCGTGGGCAGCTGGGAGACCAGCAGGTCGCGGCTGAGCGCGCCGCTGTTGGCCAGGTTGCGGAACTCGACGGGGTCCGGCGACAGGGCGGGCGCGAGCAGGGCCGCCCAGCCCCGCCACCCGCCCGGTACCGGATCGCCGACCCCCTCGGTCAGGGAGTCGCCGAGCGCAGCGAATCGAACCGTCATCACGTCCCTCCGTGGGGCTGGGAAGGTGGCTGAACCCTGGTGCGGGTGAAGGTGGTTGGGGGCGGGCTGCATCACCCGGCCGTGCTGGCGGCGGGGGACGGAGCCGGTGGCGGGTCGGGGCACCGGGCGGTGGCGGATGCCCGGTGGGCCGCGAGGAAGGCGGCGGTGGCGGCCTCCCAGCTGAACTCCTCCGCCCGGGCGCGGGCGGCGGCCCGCCGTTCCGCCTCCGGACGGTCCAGCAACTCCCGTAGCGCGAGGGCGAATCCGGCTCCCGTGTCGGCCGCCGCGAGCCCGGCCCGGCCGACCACCTGGGGCAGGGCGGAGGAGCGGCTGACTGCGACGGGGGTGCCGCAGGCCAGTGTCTCCAGGGCGGCCAGGCCGAAGGTCTCCACCGGGCCGGGCGCGATCACCGCGTC
This is a stretch of genomic DNA from Kitasatospora fiedleri. It encodes these proteins:
- a CDS encoding SGNH/GDSL hydrolase family protein, which produces MTVRFAALGDSLTEGVGDPVPGGWRGWAALLAPALSPDPVEFRNLANSGALSRDLLVSQLPTALALRPRYAAVLIGGNDTLRSSFDLESTARRFASALSSLTAIGTLPLTACLPDPGRLLGLPAPLARPLARRMRGVNAVVHALSAHYGAAHLHLADLPWTRQRELLSVDRLHPSAAGHQLIAREFHALLAAAGHPVGTAPAHLPVTAPGPGPTCGGWPPGAPAGWRPARPTSSPACSPWPPRRPATSYGAPPATSTTPRPAPPPRSSPA